One Henckelia pumila chloroplast, complete genome DNA window includes the following coding sequences:
- the rpl33 gene encoding ribosomal protein L33 — MAKRKDARGMVILECTGCIRNGVKKGSTGISRYITQKNRHNTPNRLELRKFCPYCYKHIIHGEIKK, encoded by the coding sequence ATGGCCAAGAGGAAAGATGCACGAGGAATGGTGATTTTGGAATGTACCGGTTGTATTCGAAATGGTGTTAAGAAGGGATCAACGGGCATTTCCAGATATATTACTCAAAAGAACCGGCACAATACCCCTAATCGATTAGAATTGAGAAAATTCTGCCCCTATTGTTACAAACATATTATTCATGGGGAAATAAAGAAATAG